The Pangasianodon hypophthalmus isolate fPanHyp1 chromosome 2, fPanHyp1.pri, whole genome shotgun sequence genome window below encodes:
- the zgc:112416 gene encoding uncharacterized protein C21orf58, whose amino-acid sequence MADPIVDQMTRLKLKLLEKRLENERAAHDERADSALSARSYDGRNEALHSALRRKRDLLRRLREQHMLDDLVRPQTWGGPLRQHHYESPASPVPPVYIYQSPPPAPPPAPPPAPPPALQPPRIIQHTVPHPPATIIQQLPQQQPLIAQIPPLQPAPHRSGSIKEDMVELMLMQNAQMHQIIMHNMMLKALPPTAAGMSGSLPAGQENYMKAKGGPVHHHHHYGPPPLPPIGYSAWPSMMSAQRGGAYHPSIQHITGPVTLPPLNTVTVDGLKTRFPLGF is encoded by the exons ATGGCTGATCCGATTGTTGACCAGATGACTCGTCTGAAATTAAAACTGCTAGAAAAG AGACTGGAGAATGAGAGAGCGGCTCATGATGAAAGGGCAGACTCTGCGCTTTCTGCAA gAAGTTATGATGGGCGGAACGAAGCATTGCACAGTGCTCTGAGACGCAAGAGAGACTTACTCCGGAGACTAAGG GAACAGCACATGTTGGATGACTTGGTAAGGCCACAGACGTGGGGTGGACCTCTCAGACAGCATCATTACGAATCTCCTGCCTCACCCGTACCCCCGGTTTATATCTATCAGTCTCcgcctcctgctcctcctcctgctcctcctccagctcctcctccagCCCTGCAGCCTCCCCGAATCATCCAACACACT GTTCCTCATCCACCAGCCACCATCATTCAGCAGCTCCCACAGCAGCAGCCGCTTATAGCTCAGATTCCACCACTCCAACCTGCGCCCCACAGATCCGGCAGCATTAAAGAGG ACATGGTGGAACTGATGCTCATGCAGAATGCTCAGATGCACCAGATCATCATGCACAACATGATGCTAAAGGCGCTTCCTCCGACGGCCGCTGGCATGAGCGGGAGTCTTCCTGCAGGCCAG GAGAACTACATGAAAGCCAAAGGAGGCCCtgtccaccatcatcatcactatggGCCTCCGCCGCTCCCTCCTATTGGCTACTCAGCTTGGCCATCTATGATGTCAGCACAAAGGGGAGGGGCTTATCACCCATCCATTCAGCACATAACAGGCCCGGTAACTCTGCCTCCACTTAACAc CGTCACTGTTGATGGACTGAAGACGAGATTTCCTCTTGGATTCTAA